From Sodalis glossinidius str. 'morsitans', the proteins below share one genomic window:
- a CDS encoding phage holin, lambda family, translating to MKMPEKEPGFWVALLAWIRCNQTDFGYATVAALFSFLRNAWVRNPWSRRLLDTLSCSTLAFFAKPLLTLIEVMLGLTLPESAPQALAIYIGYVGTDYIRERIKAFTRRKNQES from the coding sequence ATGAAAATGCCTGAGAAAGAGCCGGGATTCTGGGTCGCGCTGCTGGCCTGGATACGCTGCAACCAAACCGATTTTGGCTACGCCACTGTCGCCGCCCTGTTTTCGTTTCTGCGCAATGCGTGGGTCAGAAATCCGTGGAGTCGGCGACTGCTAGACACGCTGTCCTGTAGCACACTGGCATTCTTCGCCAAGCCTCTATTGACCCTTATTGAAGTTATGCTTGGCTTGACACTGCCCGAGTCAGCACCACAGGCCCTGGCGATTTATATCGGCTACGTCGGGACTGACTACATCCGCGAGCGCATAAAGGCGTTTACCCGGCGCAAGAATCAGGAGTCATGA
- a CDS encoding lysozyme, with translation MNISQNGLERIKAFEGLQLTAYQCSADRWTIGYGHTNGVKAEDVIPLEQADAFLRDDIDAVVERLNALITVPVAQNQFDALCSLVFNIGIGAFAKSTLLKKLNESDYPGAAVEFSKWCHATVDGKKVSLPGLIKRRQEEKALFEP, from the coding sequence ATGAATATCAGTCAGAATGGATTAGAACGGATAAAGGCGTTTGAGGGGCTTCAGCTCACCGCATATCAATGCAGCGCAGACAGATGGACTATCGGCTACGGGCATACGAACGGCGTCAAGGCAGAGGATGTTATCCCCCTCGAACAGGCAGACGCTTTTCTGCGTGACGATATCGACGCCGTGGTTGAACGACTGAATGCCTTGATAACCGTGCCGGTGGCACAGAATCAGTTCGACGCATTGTGTTCACTGGTTTTCAATATCGGCATCGGGGCATTTGCTAAATCGACGTTGCTTAAAAAGCTGAATGAAAGTGATTACCCCGGGGCAGCGGTAGAGTTCTCCAAATGGTGCCATGCGACCGTTGACGGTAAAAAAGTGTCGTTGCCAGGCTTGATTAAGCGCAGGCAGGAAGAGAAAGCTTTATTTGAACCATGA
- the lysC gene encoding Rz1-like lysis system protein LysC, translated as MLVCLCLLPLLTGCGRTQTRYLPIPPAPIPATLLDDCPPPVIPEHMTWGDSVILNEKLLLALEMCNQDKAALRQIEEMRK; from the coding sequence GTGCTCGTCTGCCTGTGCCTGCTGCCGCTGTTAACCGGCTGCGGGCGCACGCAGACCAGATACCTGCCCATCCCGCCCGCGCCGATACCGGCCACGCTGCTCGATGATTGCCCGCCGCCGGTTATCCCAGAGCACATGACGTGGGGCGATAGCGTGATACTCAATGAGAAGCTGCTGCTGGCGCTGGAGATGTGCAATCAGGATAAAGCTGCGCTGAGGCAGATTGAGGAAATGCGAAAATGA
- a CDS encoding terminase small subunit: MFCHEYLIDLKAGPAAVRAGYSKNGADQNGYNLLQEEAVRQRIDELKQARNEQINIDACYVLQRLLEIDNMDVADILDEDLRVRLLAEWPAAWRRYLSGVDLAEMFEGRGEARDAIGMLKKIKWPDKVKNLELLGKHVSVQAFKDNVKNELTGVDGQAPTFVVQFSKRGEEGEG; encoded by the coding sequence ATGTTCTGCCATGAATACCTTATCGACCTCAAAGCGGGGCCGGCCGCCGTACGCGCGGGATACAGCAAGAACGGCGCTGACCAGAATGGCTATAACCTGCTGCAGGAAGAAGCGGTCCGGCAGCGTATTGATGAACTGAAGCAGGCGCGCAATGAGCAGATAAATATCGATGCCTGTTATGTTCTCCAGCGTCTGCTGGAAATCGACAACATGGATGTGGCGGATATTCTCGATGAAGACCTCCGCGTCAGGCTCTTGGCTGAATGGCCGGCCGCCTGGCGCCGCTATCTGAGCGGCGTTGATTTGGCCGAGATGTTTGAGGGCAGAGGAGAGGCACGTGATGCCATTGGTATGTTGAAAAAAATCAAATGGCCGGACAAGGTGAAGAACCTGGAGCTGCTAGGGAAACACGTCAGTGTCCAGGCGTTCAAAGACAACGTTAAAAACGAACTGACAGGCGTGGACGGGCAGGCTCCGACGTTTGTGGTGCAGTTTAGTAAAAGGGGTGAAGAGGGTGAAGGTTAA
- a CDS encoding PBSX family phage terminase large subunit, translating into MQNTIKDSVHRLLTDQIAALGLSAWFNITEKSIRSRCGAEFIFKGLRYDIQGIKSTEGVDICWVEEAQTVSVASWDVLIPTIRKENETGQSEIWVSFNPREESAPTYQRFVVNPPESAVVVQVNYTDNPWFPKVLRQEMEYLKRVDYDAYEHIWLGKPRTISDAVVFSGKYRVESFADDLWQQADRLFFGADFGFANDPSTLIRSFILGRTLYIEHEQYGMGVELDHLPAFYDKVPGARDWPIKGDNSRPETISYLERQGFRISAAAKWPGSVEDGIAYLRGFEHIVIHSRCAHTVQEARLYSYKVDRQTHEVLPVFVDKHNHCWDSIRYSLDGYITGRHHPISVSPELIRSVSCGPSRQKNRQWTPRHPRRCR; encoded by the coding sequence GTGCAGAACACCATCAAGGACTCGGTGCACCGGTTGTTGACCGACCAGATCGCCGCCCTCGGGTTATCCGCCTGGTTTAACATCACAGAGAAAAGCATTCGTAGCCGTTGCGGCGCCGAGTTTATTTTCAAAGGCCTGCGCTACGACATCCAGGGGATCAAATCGACCGAAGGTGTTGATATCTGTTGGGTGGAGGAAGCGCAGACGGTCAGCGTCGCCTCATGGGACGTGCTCATTCCTACCATCCGTAAGGAAAATGAAACGGGCCAGTCTGAGATTTGGGTCAGCTTTAACCCCCGCGAAGAATCCGCCCCGACGTACCAGCGGTTTGTTGTCAACCCTCCAGAGAGCGCCGTGGTGGTGCAGGTCAATTACACGGATAACCCCTGGTTCCCCAAGGTACTTCGGCAGGAAATGGAGTACCTGAAACGGGTTGACTACGACGCCTATGAGCATATCTGGCTGGGCAAACCGCGCACGATAAGCGACGCGGTGGTGTTTTCCGGCAAGTACAGAGTGGAGTCCTTCGCTGACGACCTGTGGCAGCAGGCTGACCGGTTATTTTTCGGTGCGGACTTTGGCTTCGCCAACGATCCCAGCACGCTGATACGCAGTTTTATCCTTGGACGAACCCTTTACATTGAGCATGAACAATATGGCATGGGCGTTGAACTCGACCACCTGCCGGCGTTTTACGACAAGGTACCCGGTGCCCGTGACTGGCCGATTAAAGGTGACAACAGCCGACCGGAGACCATCAGCTACCTTGAGCGACAGGGATTTCGTATCAGCGCGGCCGCCAAATGGCCGGGCAGCGTCGAGGACGGGATTGCCTACCTGCGGGGGTTCGAGCATATTGTTATTCATAGTCGTTGTGCGCATACCGTACAGGAAGCACGGCTGTATTCGTACAAGGTCGACCGGCAAACCCATGAGGTGTTGCCGGTGTTTGTGGATAAACACAACCATTGCTGGGACTCCATCCGCTACTCACTGGATGGATACATTACCGGCCGGCACCACCCGATAAGCGTGTCCCCCGAACTGATCAGGAGCGTTTCATGTGGCCCTTCAAGGCAAAAAAACCGCCAATGGACACCGCGGCACCCCCGGCGGTGCCGGTAA
- a CDS encoding anti-CBASS protein Acb1 family protein, whose amino-acid sequence MDTAAPPAVPVMPSSMCVHAQMLEENQRRQRRRFEQYDPPKGVIPEAIRPAVLAMDTTPYDMLNGSYPDAVIGGFPGYPYLSQMAQLPEYRRMVSVMAEEMTRKWIKITVAGDGDESKAARVTQLAAALARYRVQEAFRLAAEHDGFFGRGQLYINMRSPTGQSAWPDAEELRSPLFISAKKIARGALHALRVVEPVWTYPGMYNADNPLSDSFYQPTEWYERFMPVAC is encoded by the coding sequence ATGGACACCGCGGCACCCCCGGCGGTGCCGGTAATGCCGTCATCCATGTGCGTACATGCGCAGATGCTGGAAGAGAATCAACGACGTCAACGGAGGCGCTTTGAGCAGTACGATCCGCCGAAAGGGGTGATCCCAGAGGCTATTCGCCCTGCCGTACTGGCCATGGACACCACCCCCTACGATATGCTCAACGGCAGCTACCCCGATGCGGTGATCGGCGGTTTTCCGGGCTATCCCTACCTTTCCCAGATGGCACAGCTACCTGAGTACCGCCGTATGGTCAGCGTGATGGCCGAAGAGATGACGCGCAAGTGGATAAAAATCACTGTCGCCGGTGACGGCGATGAGAGTAAGGCGGCGCGCGTGACGCAGCTTGCCGCCGCCCTGGCCCGCTACCGGGTACAGGAGGCGTTTCGGCTGGCGGCGGAGCATGATGGTTTTTTTGGCCGTGGGCAGCTTTATATCAACATGCGCTCGCCCACCGGGCAGTCGGCCTGGCCCGACGCGGAAGAGTTGCGATCGCCGCTGTTTATTTCGGCTAAAAAAATCGCTCGCGGTGCCCTGCATGCCCTACGGGTAGTGGAGCCAGTGTGGACCTACCCGGGGATGTACAACGCCGATAATCCGTTGAGTGATAGTTTTTACCAGCCGACGGAATGGTATGAACGGTTCATGCCAGTCGCCTGCTGA
- a CDS encoding anti-CBASS protein Acb1 family protein, whose amino-acid sequence MLKAAYNFGGLSLTQMAEPYVNNWLRTRDSVGDTLHTFSLSGIKTKLGTALQGKCDPGYVLRAELFNQTRDNRGLLILDKQEEDFFQGR is encoded by the coding sequence ATGTTGAAGGCCGCCTATAACTTTGGCGGGTTATCACTGACGCAAATGGCGGAGCCGTATGTGAATAACTGGTTGCGCACCCGCGACAGCGTGGGCGATACCCTGCATACGTTTTCATTAAGCGGCATCAAAACCAAACTGGGGACTGCCCTGCAGGGGAAATGCGATCCGGGGTACGTGCTGCGGGCCGAGCTGTTTAACCAGACGCGGGATAACCGCGGCCTGCTGATACTTGACAAGCAAGAAGAGGATTTCTTCCAGGGTCGTTAA
- a CDS encoding structural cement protein Gp24 — protein sequence MATNQGTGAPAGFVSRDGQAAIVGWLAATAMLIPSGRECTLITAGDVWARATTAATRGQKVFASLTTGEIATGVSLDGFAETAFYDASEAAAEDLIMISTWSK from the coding sequence GTGGCGACCAACCAGGGCACGGGCGCGCCGGCGGGATTTGTATCGCGGGACGGGCAGGCCGCCATTGTTGGGTGGCTGGCTGCCACCGCCATGCTGATCCCGTCAGGCCGTGAATGCACGCTGATAACCGCCGGCGATGTCTGGGCGCGGGCCACCACGGCGGCCACGCGCGGGCAGAAGGTGTTCGCCTCGCTGACGACCGGTGAGATCGCCACCGGTGTCAGCCTGGACGGCTTTGCCGAAACCGCTTTTTATGACGCCAGTGAGGCGGCCGCGGAAGACCTGATCATGATCAGCACCTGGAGCAAATAA